Part of the Solanum pennellii chromosome 10, SPENNV200 genome is shown below.
TTTCATCTCTGATTGCTATTTATCATCACAAGTATCTCACTATGAGAAGCTCTGTGGAACTGCAAATATCAATAAGAGTTGATTCGTACATTAATAATAAACGTAAATAAAATCCGCTAGGATTGTTTCTCATTAGAAGCATGCCatcatttcaaaaagttgtATCTTTTAAGCAGTAACTGAAAAAACCAGCTCATTGAATACGATAACATAAGAAAgagtatttttcaaaaaagaaaattcattatCATCCTTTATGAACACACAAATGTACAACATATATTTAGCAATATCTTCATATTTCAGGTTATTAATTAAGTTCTTAGTTGCACCACGTGATAATGTAATTTAACAACCAAAAGAGAAAGCAAGAATGGGGGCATGAACTGCTGCAAACCcatataaataaacaaaatgttGTATcgttaaaacttttaaatgagATGGTTCACATCATTCAACATGCCTTCAACGTAGGCAGTTCATAGAATCAATTCTCGTCTTCGCTCATCAACAAAATAGTTCCATGTGCTCAACCAAAGAAAACTAGAACTGCACATGAAGGGACGTGTTGAAATGTTAAAATAACTACTGAATCACAGACATCCAACATATCACCCTGAATCACCTAATTACTTCACAAAATTTTGACAGCCCCAGTCGCTACAGAATTGGATAATACTCAAGAAGCTGCAGCAAAATGGCTATAGTCATTTGTGATGTAACAATCCAATACTAAGAGAAAATGGACACCACTACTAGGAGTGTCAAATGGGCAAGTCAAAATGGCTGAGTTAATAAATAAGTGAGTCACTAACCCACCCAAAACTTACTTGGGTGAAACGGTTTGGGTAAAAGATCAGGTCATAACCTAATCCGTccaatttttactaaatttttaaaaaaaattctttgttttcataattaacttattttgtacttaaaaaacttttttcttataatGACTATACATAACACTCAAATAAAAAGTTgtgtttttgaaaatgtttacACAAAGTTTCTCATAGATCAATTTTAGGCTACATATGAACTCAAGCTGAATTAAGCAAGTCAAAATCAAGTgagttaataaaataaaataaaataaatgggtCATTAACCCATATAAATCTAAACAGGATGGAAGGATCATGATTTTATGAGCTAATTTTGCCACCCTCAACCCAGTAATATAGAATGTTACCCACAGGCGCAGAGCCAGCCTTCTATTAGGGGTTTCATCCGAACCCCttcgataaaaaatatttttaaattattttacatgtatatataatagatgttTAACCCCTCAGATAATTCGTGTGTTtagttcttcaaattttgaacccTTTGTTAAAAATTCTAGCTCCGTCACGGGTTACACACATATTTCCCTTCTTCTCAGCTTACATTGTAAATACTTTCTAAAGTCAGTGACATAGAAGGAACTAGTGCTGAAGAGAGAATcacaaaaattaattgaattctACTCAAATACTAAAACACAAACTAATCAACAAATTAGTGGCAGCAAAGAAAAGGAACTCAAAAACTGAAAGCAACAAAATAATACCACTTGTAGTAGCTTAGCCCGATCTGAAAATGATCTCCATCTCTTCAACTGGGAATCTCATTTTTTACATAATGTGAAAGAAGAAATTGAACTTAAAGCTCAAAAAATGGCAGTATATACATTGGTTACTACTTAGGCAAAAATGGCAGTAGCAGATAATGTAAATATAGCCGTTCTAGGGGGGCATTACAATTTTGGATACATATAGGGGGGGACGGAGGTGCAGACGCTTTtgctttctcttctttcttggTTTTGTGTTTAGCTTTAGTCATGTTACTGACCACACACAATGGAAGTGTGAATGTGTTtgcaattttttaaatagaaagAGAGGGTGAGTAAGTGAGACAAAACTACTTATTAAGTTGTCAAGCCTGCCCATTAGAGTTAGACAAATCTAAGagattacaatttttttaaaaaaaagcaaatcaactcaaaagaaaaagtacATGTAAGGGGATTGTGTTTTATCCTAAAAATATCTGATTGAAGCATTAAAAAATCTATACTAAATTGAACAAGGATAACACTTATGTAATATGAATAGATTTTGTTTATTCCTGGCTTAGTTTGCGTAGGATTATTATTAAATGTATATGACTTGGTCTATGACTTTGCAGTATATTTATAATACTGAAAAAGTATATATAGTATCAGAGTCTTAAGAGGTTAAAACAACTCAATTTTAAATCGTATGACCaaagagaaaacaaaagtttCGCAACAACTTCAATGGTGGATGACAACATCTCACCAGGTTCTTCTTTGCTTGGAACAACCGTTGGAACACAAACCTCCGCAGTTACCACTCTACCGTCTCCTAGTCTTGCTCATCAATTACCACTTAAACTTGCAttgtcaatttattttattgtggaAGATGTTAGCCTCTTAAGCACTAAAAGTGTTTTGATAATTAACAATAAATCTAATGTTGCTTGCAGAATTTGATGAGCAGTACAGTGACATTGTCATAATCCGGACTTACAACAATCTGAACAGAATCCACAATCCAAGCTAATCAAGATCTCAAGTGATTGACTAAATCCCCAAGATTCTAGGAAGACAGCCATGACATATCTCAATCTCCTTTGAATCAGCAAAACACTATCAATCAAGGAAATCAACAAATAAATCTATCAAGACAAGCATCCAGCAATCAAGGAAGACAACCAACCTTATTGAAGACGTCTCATCTAGAAAGTAAGGATATCATGAACATATTTAATATGAACATGATCACAATCCTATCCAAATCAGACTCAATCAAGGAATCCCTCCAAATTTTGATTGAATGAAAATCCCCTGGGTTGTTCCTTAAGAAGACCAGAACTCTATGCCTATTTAAACAAGAGGACTGCCACTTAGAGTCTTACGCAACTTCACTAGAACTTATCATTGTAATCTTCTTTCATCTTTGATAAAGATTTGTACACGTGAGTGAACacttgtaaaagaaaaagagaaggaaaagattctaagtgtagGTTATACAAGTAGAGGTACTGTCTACGTAGAAACTCTGATTTGCACATCAGACAGGTTTTCAAGACTTCACTTCACGTATACCTTATTCGTCTGAAGCTATTAAGGAAACTCTTGAAACACAAGGGGACTGGACTAGGCACCATATTGGTGATCCTAACCAGTATGAGACTCTCTATGCTTATTTACTTAAGCATCTTATTCTGTTTTATATTGTTGAACTAATTTGCAGGCAAATATCCAAAATGACACACTATCAGATCTCTGGAGCCTTAGTTCAATATGGACACTCACCGCACTGACCACCATACTTCCACGGGCGACATTACTCTCACTAGAAAAATAGATTCGGAATTTTTGTCTCCTCAACTGATCATTAAGCATGGATAATGATTAAGAAAGGTCCGAAGCCCATTTGTGGACTGACTGAAAAGGATAGCACTGAAAAGTTATTTGATCCTGAATAATTTGATATCACTAAAGAACAACAAGAGCTAATCCAAACTAATGTTAGAGCTATAAGTTTGTTATATTGTGCAGTAAGCGGAGCAGAGTACGACAAGATATCAACTTGCGATACTGCGAAAGTAATGTCGGACAAACTAGAAGTAACATATGAAGGAACCACCAAAGTAATGGAGGCTCGCCTCGGTGCACTCGTTAATAAATATGAGTTGTTTAAAATGGCAGAAGATGAAACATTGAATCTATGTTTCAAGATTCAGTAAAATTGTATGTGAACTAAAAACTCTTTGAATGGTGTATTCAAATTCATTACAAGTCACTAAACTTGTTTGAAACCTTCCCAAGGCTTGGGAAACCAATTTTGTAATTCTTGAAGATGGAGATCTACAGAAAATGatatatgatgaactatgaggcAACTTAATGGCATATGAACAAAATCATACTAATCATTACAATAAGGATGACAAAAAAAACGGTGGCATTTATGACTGAAACATTTGACACTGGAGAGAAAGCAAATGAGAATCAACATGAAGGAATGACACTCATCAATCGAGGAGTAAGACATATGCTTAGAAAGACGAGACAGAAACCTCAATAAGATTTCAAGAACAACGAtcttaaaataaatgaagatcGTTGTTACTACTGCGCAGAACCAAGTCATATCAAACAGAATTGTCCAAAACGTAGGAGAAGAAACAATCGAAGAAATGAAGATCCAAAAAGTCTTAGAGCATGGGAACAAAGAGAAACGACAGATGATGATCATGATGAAATGCAAACTTGTGTTTTATGGAACTAGGTGAAACAAGTGAGGTAAGATCTGTAAATTGTTTAAACTGTAATGAATTATAAAATTCTTTGGATATATAAACTACAGAATTTTATTGACGAATACAATAAAATTGCTCGAGAAAAGGAAGACTGACAGATTTTTCTTGAGGCAAGTCAGATTGAAGTCAACTTACTAACAGAAAAACTTGAGAAAGTAAAGATGCAGCTAAATAGCATCAGAAATCTCCAAGTCATAGCTCTGTACGATCTAACAGAACTACATATTACAGGAGGAATTCTCCTAATCGTAGCTCCAATAGATCAAATAGATCTATCTCCAATTCTCATTTCTCTAAAACTCCCATTAAAGTTTCTTGCTATAATTGTGGTAATCTTGGTcaaaaatcttttaattatagAAAATACTCCTCTGGAAAATGGATCTGGTGACCTAAATCTCCTAATCATCAAAGATCTAAAAACACTTAGATACCCAAAAGAAACTAATTTCCTTGTTTTACAGGACCAATCCAAGAAAACTTACAGGGAAAGGAATGTGGGCACTTGATAGTGGATGCTCTAGGCATAAGtgtggaaagaaagaaaatttcaaaactatcAAAAGACTTGATGGAGGATTTGTAAGATTCAAAGATAATGCAAAAGGAGAAGTAACAGAAGTTGGtactgtgaacacctaattttttaccaaaacataatatattttacaccaatttaaaaagggttatatttaaaataaaataaaataataataataaattgtaaattaataaaagttataagatcaattatagtttaataataataaaaaaaattgataaatagaagTTGAGAATTGAAGTTATTTGTTAAATATATctagtctaaaaataataataatatagaaaatattatgaaaaagtatagaaaaagaaaagaaaagaggagtcctaaaaatttcaaattttttttaccttatcctaattacttccaacttcctaacttattttcctaaaaaatctcatctcatctatttatttattttattttatttttttcttgttttgcacgatttttttaaagtttacaggatttttttcatttatttttgttttgttaattttctattattattatttatttattttatatccttatCTCAACCCTAATTTTCtcatctaatttttaaatttaatcctAATCCCACTACACTGTGTTCCTTTAAATTAGCATCAGATTCtcacccaaaaaatattatataaccccacgttcagttgaaaaaaaatatacagagAGATATAGAGAACACACAGGCAGATTgaaatatatagagagagaaaaaaagcaaagaaaagaaaagtgagttattcttttgagaattaggtTAGCGTTAAACTTATGTGTAATacgtttcaatttttttaacacattatttggattaaaaattatctttagaATATGTATAAGATGGTTATCTAATtcgaattattaaattttatcattgagagaacatataaatattattcagagttataactaaaattaaaaataatgagaaagagtaattaaaaaaaatgaaaaaaaaacataatagtaaaaaaaaaaaaaagaaacagtgTGCAgtaaaagaacaagaaaaagaaaagcaaaaagaatgattataataaaattgaaaataaagtgtaacaaaaaaaaaataataaagaacagaatgttaaaactaaaaaaaaacataaaaaaatatattaaagataaGAAGACTAAACATAAAGcataaaaaagatagaaataataataataataataataataataataataataataataataataaaaagaacaacgtgaacatacaaataataataaaaaataatagcaaAAAAAAGGcataacagaaaaaaaaaaacaaacaaaagaaagtaaaaagaacaataaataaataaaatggtaTACAaaatagggcaactttcacatatagcaaacaaaaaattcatatttgtatgctatagcaaactttgcataattgcgctccatagcaaacataaaaactgtataattcgctatacatatacaagtgtataattcgctggcctaaattgtataattcgctggcctatttcgctgcaattgtataattcgctatcctattttcactgcaattgtataatgcacaattgtataattcactgcctatttcgctgcaatattaagtgtatagcaagaagatatatgtttttctttcgctttatacaaaaacagaaatacaatatatacacttttgttgtataaagctagagaaaattgtatttcactgcaattgtataattcgcaattgtataattcgttgacctttttctatgcaatatttgaagtaaaatgtttgtaaattgtataattaagtgtataacacgaagatatatatttttgcatgtgtatatacaattttctctcgctttatacaaaacagaaacagaattatacacttctgtgtataaagcgagagaggcgagcgagaatggagagtggcgagcgagatttctgggagagagacgctggcaaattttagctaatgtttgctatggagcacaattaaatcaaactctagctattccatttaatttaggttattagtttgctattatatacaattttccctacaAAATATacgtaaaagaaaaaaataaaataataataaaagaaagttAACAGAACGTcagaaaaatgatttaaaaataaaatttacataaaaaaagaaCCCAAATGGGAcgtaataaaagaaaatgtcattcaaaattattaatttttgtttctaaaaaataatcaaaaatcctataaaatttatatcctattttaaatatattaaaaataataattttaaagttacTCAAACACTAAAATTCCTTTCCtagataaactctaattcctaaaTATTAGGTACctataataatgtaaaaataaaaaaaaacatacaaatataagcaaaaaaaaatataaaataatatatggatatttaaagtttaaaattaatggacgcacaaaaaaaaaagactatttaaaataaataaactaattccaaataaatttaaaataaatctaagggtaaataataatgttattattaagttaaataatataatatttaaaaattaagtcaGTCATACTAAAGTCAATAAAGCggccgtgctagaaccacgggactcgaggggtgcctaacaccttcccctcggtcaacagaattccttacccgaatttctagttcggataccaataaaaatagagtcaatttccttttgattaggaaTTTAAATAAgctgacttggaacaccaaaacttaattccaagtggcgactctgaataataaaataatttcttttcaaatagtcactttaattggaaaaactcttttatttcaaaagaataaataaaaatcaaaaatattgagagaaaaaaaaggggcaTGACagatggcgactccgctggggatcACTAACTATTATTCGAgctttaaatattgatttatgtatggctatgaattatatatttacgcttttggatattgtatttatttaacttaatatgctaattgtttatttatttaatgttttgataatatttgaattgaattataaatGTCTTCTCTCACGAACCATTCTGAGtcttctataataataatatgggaATTGCGACTGCGCACCCCGCTTCTATCAAGATAGCCAGTGGATCTTCGATCCATGGTGAAGTACTTTTAGTTAAATATGTATAGGATGGGGAGCACCCATGCACAAAGCCGGAAAGCGCTGCTACCGGCACGTTGCCACTCCTTGACTCGAGTGTCCACTCGTTTTACAGCCAGTTAGATATTATTTCTCCACAAGTTAAACTTTAGTAGAACTGAAACTTTCAGACATGATACCCTTACTAGGTTTCGATTTATTTGCATCATGTGCATGTAACTTAGCGAGATTCGGCATAGGGGCCCAATCTGACTAGGACAGGTACCTTTTCGTGAGACCATCATGTGCATTTTGTGCTACTTGCTGCATCATGTGGAAGACTGTAGCAAAATGTTGACCGACTTTAGAATAAtggactaaagaaataaatatctattttctacccattttcaactaatgattcaaaataaacaaattaatacacatatatatatacacacacctAATCCTCAATTTTGTTTTcgcttttatcaaaataatgcataaataataaaaataataatattaataatatatgtatacatgTCTTTTAAATTGTACATGTAcacattgttttatttttctttctctttttcgaTCAAAATTATCTCTTTATCTGGTCATTCTTTTCAAAAACAACCTGAATCAATGATCACTTTAGACATTtcgaatcatttttattttttaactacttcaataaataatttcgaatcatcaaaatttcacaattaaatttgattttaaaaatccgaatttctttttttttctcaaccaGGTAATCATGAGATCTATGAGGTGTGATCAAAGACCAAGGGATGAAGTAGTCGAAATGGTAAATGATCCCCCAAAGTTCATGATCACAGATAAAACCCCACAACTACTAATGGATTGGTGGAATGATATGCATGAATTTAGGCGGACTGAGATATTCAAACATCTTGGTTTCCTTACAGATATCATGAGATTTAGTCCTAACAGAGGTTTGATCGAGGCTTTGATCCCGTTTTGGGATTTCACAAACAATGTGTTTCGATTTAGTGATTTTAAGTTGACGCCTACATTAGAAGAATTGGGTGGTTTCACAGGTTTAGGCCAGGATCTTCGAACTAAAACACTGATAGCCCCTAGGAGTGTCAGCGAAAGTAAATTTCTAGAACAGATGCACATCATCCATCCTCATAAGAAGTATTTTGATGATGGTTTGGTTTCTTTGGAATTCTTGTACTCAAGATATGGAAAGAAGGAATGATTTTCATGCTATGGGAAACAACTTAAAAATGGACAACACCTCCCTACTTGGGAAAAACATAGACAAGAAGCATTCATGGTGGCATTCTTGGGAGCTATGGTTTTTCCAAGGAGGGATAAAAAATCGATATTCGTCTGTCATGAATAGTCACTGTtatgaggaagaaaagaaaatacactATATTGCCGATGATGTTGGCTGATATTTATCGTGCTTTGACTAAATGTAGAGAGGAGGGAGATTTTTTTGAAGGTTGTAGCATTTTATTACAAATGTGATTTTTGGAGCACCTATATCGCCATCGTTCTGCGACAGATTTCAAATACGATTGGAAGAATTATATTTTGAGCCACCCAGACAGGATGAAAAAATTAGGAGACAAATTGCCAAAAGGTGTCAAAGCATGGAGACATTATCTTCTTAAATTGACGGCATCTAAAATTACATGGAACTATAATTGATTCCCTGCTAGTGAGGTAATTGTTATGTCTTCCTATCGTCCATTCTTCGTTCTGACAGGCCTTCGCGGGTTCCAACCATACATACCCCTCCGAGTTCTACGCCAACTaggacaaaaacaaattttaccTAAAGCCGAGGATACGCAGAATTTTGTGTGGGAGGTGGCATTTGAAGATCGAGATCGAGAATCAGAAGCCCAAAAGATTTGGGGTGGTAGTCGAACTTTAAGTTCGAAAGCTATGGTTGATGATCGCGTTAAAGGGGAAGTTGACCCCTTATACCTCCATTAGTTCTTTGATCGAGCCccttgatatgctcaaacttacttctcaaataagaagtaaagcggtcatatcaagtaaagaacccaactaatgaggttgggatcgtttccacgaggaaaatagttcagacttaacttcaatctattattactactatttagtcaattatttccttggaaagcaaagacgATAAAAGGagtttcattttacttttaaatggatgaaaataactagctaacttaaaggagacaactaacagcttcacatattggagtttaatcaattaataaaagtaactagggtttacgtgttccccacaggttcataacttgataattctaacaataacaattctttcctagtatcttgcatgcaaagtgataaattatgtatttataaatacttggtccggcatctagaaaacttcactccgcaccttggtccggctacgtgtgttgctatactaacccttacccttacctcatattaagcatcgtattcgatatttgactaagttattacctcgtaccaatgaATACTAGCCTAtaagatagtatacactaaatctatgttgataattcttttcctattatctacctccttggtccggcaagtagcattaaggcgagttctaatgttggccatccgttaaaaagacttctaagcgaaagaattatcaataaatgcaaaacactattctagaattgttattttagttagtttttacctcattattcgcctatggttcccacaaccctagttatggagtttagttacccatagtcataatcacaatattcaaatatgtaatataagaattcatgcacttacttcaatgagaaagaataaaatccagaagttcacttgattaatcaacaaaaatcaccaacaatcaattactgaaattaattgaagactaaagattctccaaaagtgtaataataatcaccaagtctaatccacaaaagaagctcaaataaccaagagtctaactaaAAGAGAGTCTAATAATCAAgattctaaccccaaaaatgaggtttttcgaactatttataaaaaaataaaaacctaattaaataaggaatCTATTTGctagaaatctgtcaaaacgcggctgggtcgacggacctcgcgacggatcgtcgtggtcacgacgggccgtcatggactacgtcgtcccatacttatgcaatttcttctgctgctttcttcattaccctcgacggcaggtatgacggatcgtcacaggcacaacggccCGTTgggggtctccgttccataacacttgaactcttggaatttgggtactggactacttctctgatcttcatgacgaaccagcaggacggaccgtcatggctacgacggtccgtcacgcactctgttaccccacacttggtcagacttccccatcttccttcagcagcttcactacgatgccacctacgaaccgtcacaggcacgacggaccgtcacaagctccgtaggtggtacttttttgcatttcttgctcaaaaacctccgcattcatcttttagacagatttcctgcaaataaagagaaacttacataaattaatacaaaaaggcttttggacacactaaacttaagtaaaaagcattaaaaataacgtgaaaccacggtatatcaacactcTCAAAGTAATGCTCGAATGATCAGCGCGAGAAATCATAGATCGAGAAGAGGAAATTGAAGTAAGAATCAAGCAGGCCCGACTCGGATGGAAAGAAATTATAGGTCTACTTTAGATATCCTAAGCAATGACCTAAAAAATGTTAGAGAAGATTTGGCTCGACGTGATGCAATATTCGAGGAAAGAGTTACATTGATTGAAAAAAGGGTTGAAAAGAAACATCTATCTACTATTCACATTGATTGAAAAAAGGGTTGAAAAGAAGCATCTATCTACTATTCGAACCCTACATGAAGATTTGGGCATTGCCACAGGTGCTATGGAGCAACAGGAGGCAGAATATAAGAAAGATAAGACCATCTTAATACATGCACAAGCTAGgttacaaaatcaattaaaagctTCTATGGGACGAGAAAGGGACATAGCAAATCGTTTCACATTGTATCAAGCAGAAGTGACGACCGAAAGAAATCAATGGATGGAATAGCGTGAAGAATTTCATAACCAAATTGAAGAGCTTCAAGCACATGAAGAGCATATGAGTGATGGAGTTGTCACTACTGAAGAATGGTTGCAAAATTGTCACGAGAATATGGAGGAGGCCAAAGGACAAGTGCTTCAGTTGACAGAGAGCTTGATTGAAGTTTATGGTGGTCATCTCCATCGAAGTGATGAGATCCTGGGTTGAGAGGCACGTGCACTAGCCCCACATCTGCCGAAAGCTTTGTTCATGGTCTACTCTAGCCTAGGGGGCAATTGATGATCAAGAAATGTCGGAGatggatttttttttagttcgtcaaattttgttttgatctCAAGTActttgatgtttttattttggtcattttgattTGAATGGTATTTTCATTctaaagttaaataaatttcgtatttttcttttcaaagaaaTTTATCCATATGAACTACGTAATGATCTAATTCATGTTCAAACATGATACATAGGCAACCTTTAATAGGTTCGATCAAAATGCATTCAAATTATTCAAGTAAGTAAAGTAGGGGACCAAATGACATAAGCAAGTCGTACAAAGCCGGGATGAAACATAAAAGTCTTCCAAAACACATTATAGACATATGAATAATCTAGGTGCTTAACATACAACGTGAATTTAATATCCTCAATATGTTGAATCCTAacacatgttttttttatatatatgagaatTTAGAGAGTTTAAAAGGTGGTTGGTTTGTGAGGAGCGCTGGcatctcatcaatataaaacaagatcaaaagggaaagaaaaaatgacacGTAAAGACGGAACAGAGTCGGAAAATGAAGATGCACAAACCCAAATGGTTGCACAAGAATCGGTACCTATGGAAGAGGTGAAAATGTTAAGATAGGAGATAACCGAAATGTACGAAGCTTGGATGAATGGGCA
Proteins encoded:
- the LOC107002162 gene encoding uncharacterized protein LOC107002162, with the protein product MRSMRCDQRPRDEVVEMVNDPPKFMITDKTPQLLMDWWNDMHEFRRTEIFKHLGFLTDIMRFSPNRGLIEALIPFWDFTNNVFRFSDFKLTPTLEELGGFTGLGQDLRTKTLIAPRSVSESKFLEQMHIIHPHKKYFDDGLVSLEFLYSRYGKKE